A window of Caldicellulosiruptoraceae bacterium PP1 contains these coding sequences:
- the purR gene encoding pur operon repressor, whose amino-acid sequence MDKIGKSERIAFLSSILTQNPFKIYNFNFFCDRLGCAKSTLSEDIDFLSKVFLDLNLGKIVTISGAAGGVYFVPDISSNEVKAFLNELCNMLSNPERIVPGGFIYINDIVYNPEILKKAAKVFLKLFADFEIDYIATVEAKGIALASSVSSIMNKPLVVARSGSKLTEGSTVNIYYVSGTTGKIETMTIAKRAVKKASKVLFIDDFMRGGGTVKGMKDLMNEFESELIGVGVLISTGKTKEKNIDNCKPLLLLDQFDVENKILSFKVNNEILGN is encoded by the coding sequence ATGGATAAAATAGGAAAAAGTGAACGCATTGCTTTTTTATCAAGTATTTTAACACAAAACCCTTTTAAAATATATAATTTTAATTTTTTCTGTGACAGACTTGGATGTGCAAAATCTACATTAAGTGAGGATATAGATTTTTTATCTAAAGTTTTCTTAGATTTAAACTTGGGGAAGATTGTGACAATAAGTGGTGCTGCAGGAGGAGTATATTTTGTACCAGATATTAGCAGTAATGAAGTTAAGGCTTTTTTAAATGAGTTATGTAATATGTTATCAAATCCTGAAAGAATAGTTCCAGGTGGTTTCATTTATATAAATGACATAGTGTATAATCCAGAAATTCTTAAGAAAGCAGCAAAAGTTTTTTTAAAGCTTTTTGCAGATTTTGAGATAGATTATATTGCCACGGTTGAAGCAAAAGGTATTGCTTTAGCATCTTCTGTATCATCAATAATGAATAAGCCATTAGTTGTTGCGAGGAGTGGTAGCAAACTTACAGAAGGTTCGACTGTAAATATTTATTATGTATCAGGAACAACAGGCAAAATTGAAACAATGACAATTGCCAAAAGAGCTGTAAAAAAAGCTTCAAAAGTATTATTTATTGATGATTTTATGCGTGGTGGCGGAACTGTTAAAGGCATGAAAGACCTAATGAATGAATTTGAATCTGAACTAATTGGTGTTGGTGTTTTAATTTCTACAGGAAAAACAAAAGAAAAAAATATAGATAATTGTAAACCTCTTTTATTACTTGATCAATTTGATGTTGAAAATAAGATATTAAGTTTTAAAGTAAATAATGAAATATTGGGAAATTAA
- the spoVG gene encoding septation regulator SpoVG → MQVTDVRIRRLSNDGKMRAVVSVTFDNCFVVHDIKVIEGQNGLFIAMPSRKTPEGEFKDIAHPINQETREIVQKAVLEKYEAVLSTGE, encoded by the coding sequence ATGCAAGTGACTGATGTTAGAATAAGAAGGCTTTCTAATGATGGTAAAATGAGAGCAGTGGTATCTGTAACCTTTGACAATTGTTTTGTTGTGCACGATATCAAGGTAATTGAGGGGCAAAATGGTCTATTTATTGCTATGCCAAGTAGAAAGACACCAGAAGGGGAATTTAAAGATATTGCTCATCCTATTAATCAAGAAACAAGAGAAATTGTTCAAAAAGCTGTTTTAGAAAAATACGAAGCTGTTCTTAGCACTGGTGAATAA
- a CDS encoding divergent polysaccharide deacetylase family protein, producing the protein MKKTFLVVIKKAQIARFFIPALALFCILVLLFVYFFYNPASSVETSVKQTVRNKYYVALVFDDAGMDENEVKKLLDLKIPFDVAIIPFLPFSNKIALMCHNSNKEVLIHFSMEPETGDASWLAPRSIMDKTPDDEIEKTFKDALVNIPYAKGFNNHMGSLLCKNKRIVNKLVTLAKDSLLFVLDSKTTPKSLFEPICKEHKVSYIGRDIFLDNKNEVLSIKSQLNLLKNTAKKKGYAVGIGHLGPEGGITTITAVSEMIDEMKKEGIEFVFVSDIIKIKETSEAK; encoded by the coding sequence TTGAAAAAAACATTTCTTGTGGTAATAAAAAAAGCACAAATAGCAAGGTTTTTTATACCTGCATTAGCTCTTTTTTGTATTTTAGTTTTACTGTTTGTATATTTTTTTTATAATCCTGCAAGTTCGGTTGAAACCTCAGTAAAACAAACGGTTAGAAACAAATACTATGTTGCATTGGTATTTGATGATGCGGGTATGGATGAAAATGAGGTAAAAAAACTTCTTGATCTAAAAATACCTTTTGATGTTGCCATAATACCTTTCTTGCCATTTTCAAATAAAATTGCCCTTATGTGCCATAATTCCAACAAAGAAGTTTTAATACATTTTTCTATGGAGCCTGAAACAGGAGATGCTTCTTGGCTCGCTCCAAGAAGTATAATGGATAAAACACCTGATGATGAAATTGAGAAAACATTTAAAGATGCACTTGTTAATATTCCTTATGCAAAAGGTTTTAATAATCATATGGGCTCGCTTTTATGCAAAAATAAAAGAATTGTGAATAAGTTAGTGACTCTTGCTAAGGATTCTTTGTTGTTTGTTTTAGATAGCAAAACTACTCCAAAATCATTATTTGAACCAATATGCAAAGAACATAAAGTTAGCTATATAGGAAGAGACATCTTTTTAGATAACAAAAATGAGGTATTATCAATAAAATCACAGCTAAATTTACTGAAAAATACAGCAAAGAAAAAAGGGTACGCAGTTGGAATAGGCCATTTAGGACCAGAAGGTGGTATTACAACAATTACTGCAGTCTCTGAAATGATTGATGAAATGAAAAAAGAAGGAATTGAATTTGTATTTGTTTCGGATATAATAAAGATTAAAGAAACAAGCGAGGCAAAATAG
- a CDS encoding nucleoside deaminase has product MNEMIYIYNVMERLINYVKDSDDIPVAAAVLKDKKVITIQKNSSENSIYHAEILAIIEAARILNLKDLRGCEMVVTLEPCPMCMSAIILSKIERLYFGCRDFKIGAAESIFKLPYDKSFNHKVEVIGGIMEYECCQIIKNFFKKKR; this is encoded by the coding sequence ATGAACGAAATGATATATATATATAATGTAATGGAAAGGCTAATAAATTATGTAAAGGATTCAGATGATATACCAGTAGCGGCAGCAGTTCTGAAAGATAAAAAAGTTATAACAATTCAGAAAAACAGCAGTGAAAATAGTATATACCATGCTGAAATTTTAGCTATTATTGAGGCAGCAAGAATACTGAATTTAAAAGACCTCCGTGGTTGCGAGATGGTAGTAACCTTAGAGCCATGTCCTATGTGCATGTCTGCAATTATTTTAAGCAAGATAGAAAGGCTATATTTTGGATGCCGGGACTTTAAAATTGGGGCTGCAGAATCTATTTTTAAGCTACCTTATGATAAGAGCTTTAACCATAAGGTGGAAGTAATAGGAGGGATAATGGAATATGAATGCTGCCAAATTATAAAAAACTTTTTTAAAAAGAAGAGATAG
- a CDS encoding ATP-binding protein encodes MSHKFLTINLTSDLHNLPVAEQEIMTFLKREIKLSEEQLLDYKLIINELIINAIIHGNKKDPQKHVKVKVGVHYSKLSYIIVEDEGNGFEIESVYKDYTPIEYEDRIENIFENGRGLMIVNSLCETVKQNRKGNKIVALKALSHV; translated from the coding sequence ATGAGCCATAAGTTCCTCACGATTAACCTTACAAGTGACCTTCACAATTTGCCGGTAGCCGAACAGGAAATAATGACTTTTTTAAAGAGAGAGATTAAACTTTCAGAAGAACAACTTTTAGATTATAAGTTGATAATAAACGAACTTATTATAAACGCAATAATTCATGGTAATAAAAAAGACCCCCAAAAACATGTTAAGGTTAAAGTTGGAGTTCACTATAGTAAGCTAAGTTATATTATAGTTGAGGATGAAGGTAATGGTTTTGAAATAGAGTCTGTTTATAAAGATTACACACCTATTGAGTATGAAGATAGAATAGAAAATATATTTGAAAACGGTAGAGGCCTTATGATTGTAAACTCTTTATGTGAGACTGTAAAGCAAAATAGAAAAGGGAATAAGATAGTAGCTCTAAAAGCCCTATCTCATGTATAA
- the sppA gene encoding signal peptide peptidase SppA, whose amino-acid sequence MNIKRIIAFILSIFFLFAFTGCMNKTSSTYSPIGIIRIDGQIVGGESSVSLFGSSAVGSETIMKQLREAQKDSTKVIILRINSPGGSSPASEEIYEEVVKLKKAGKKVIVSMGDVAASGGYMIACAGDYIYALPSTMTGSIGSIIEWNDYSDLYDKYGINNHTIKSGKYKDIGSPSRKPTQDEIKLLQDTVNETYEYFVDIVSKERKIPKSQLKKIADGRIITGKKAVEYKLVDEIGNLYDAIDKAKSILNISGSVKIKEYTTKKTLIEQILGT is encoded by the coding sequence TTGAACATAAAAAGGATAATAGCATTTATTTTATCTATTTTCTTTTTATTTGCCTTTACTGGATGTATGAATAAAACATCTTCAACTTATTCTCCAATAGGTATTATTCGAATTGATGGACAAATAGTAGGAGGAGAAAGCTCAGTAAGTCTTTTTGGTTCTTCTGCTGTTGGTTCAGAAACTATAATGAAACAACTCAGAGAAGCACAAAAAGACTCTACAAAAGTTATTATTTTAAGAATTAATAGTCCTGGAGGTTCATCACCGGCTAGTGAAGAAATTTATGAAGAGGTAGTAAAGCTTAAGAAAGCAGGTAAGAAGGTTATTGTTTCAATGGGTGACGTTGCAGCATCAGGAGGTTATATGATTGCTTGTGCTGGAGATTACATATACGCACTTCCATCAACAATGACTGGTAGTATTGGTTCTATTATAGAATGGAATGATTATTCAGACCTTTACGATAAATATGGTATTAATAATCACACAATAAAAAGCGGTAAATACAAAGATATTGGATCACCATCAAGAAAGCCTACACAAGATGAAATAAAACTACTACAAGATACAGTTAATGAAACATATGAATACTTTGTGGATATTGTATCAAAAGAGCGTAAAATACCAAAAAGCCAGTTAAAAAAGATTGCTGACGGAAGAATTATAACAGGTAAAAAAGCAGTTGAATACAAATTGGTTGATGAAATTGGGAATCTTTATGATGCTATAGATAAAGCAAAAAGTATTCTTAATATATCTGGAAGTGTAAAAATTAAGGAATATACCACCAAGAAAACTTTGATTGAACAGATATTAGGAACATAA
- the queD gene encoding 6-carboxytetrahydropterin synthase QueD yields the protein MILTKIFKFDAAHNLTKYHGKCEKLHGHTYKLVISISGIPDEEGMVMDFVELKKLVNEEVIKVLDHSYLNDIIPNPTAENIAMWIWDKLFDKINNNDRTLYQIEVWETEDSGVLYRGEAY from the coding sequence TTGATTTTGACAAAGATTTTTAAGTTTGATGCTGCTCATAATCTAACAAAATATCATGGCAAATGTGAAAAATTGCATGGACACACATATAAACTGGTTATTTCAATTTCAGGTATACCTGATGAAGAGGGAATGGTAATGGACTTTGTTGAACTTAAAAAGCTTGTTAATGAAGAAGTTATAAAAGTTTTAGATCATTCCTATTTAAATGATATTATACCTAATCCAACAGCAGAAAATATAGCTATGTGGATATGGGACAAGCTATTTGATAAAATAAATAATAATGATAGAACACTATACCAAATTGAGGTATGGGAAACAGAAGATAGTGGTGTGTTATATAGAGGTGAAGCATATTGA
- the folE2 gene encoding GTP cyclohydrolase FolE2: MKDIQSQKDQRNIPLQKVGIKELVWPITVMDKQNKYQKTIAKISVSAQLSEELRGTHMSRFIEAIDEIDIVNPKQIERLLDRIKEKLISNEAHIFIEFPYFIYKTTPVTQTPSPLKVDCYFDAVKNDKFDLKVGVVVPVHTLCPCSKEISEYGAHNQRAFVTIEVKMKRFMWIEEIVSIAEDSASCPLYSILKRPDEKWVTEKAYTNPRFVEDVTREVVLRLKGHPKISYYKVSVESIESIHNHNAFAYCEGENE; encoded by the coding sequence TTGAAGGATATTCAATCTCAAAAAGATCAAAGAAACATTCCTTTGCAAAAAGTTGGTATAAAAGAACTTGTATGGCCAATTACTGTTATGGATAAGCAAAATAAGTATCAAAAAACAATCGCTAAGATATCAGTATCTGCTCAATTGTCAGAAGAATTAAGAGGAACTCATATGAGTAGATTTATTGAAGCTATTGATGAAATTGATATTGTAAATCCAAAGCAGATAGAAAGGCTTTTAGATAGAATAAAAGAAAAGCTAATTTCGAATGAAGCTCATATTTTTATTGAGTTTCCATATTTTATATATAAAACAACACCAGTGACTCAAACACCATCACCCCTTAAGGTTGACTGTTACTTTGATGCAGTAAAAAATGATAAATTTGATTTAAAGGTAGGAGTTGTTGTTCCTGTCCACACATTATGTCCTTGCTCTAAAGAGATATCTGAATACGGTGCTCATAATCAAAGGGCTTTTGTAACTATTGAAGTCAAAATGAAAAGATTTATGTGGATAGAAGAAATTGTTTCGATTGCAGAAGATTCAGCCAGCTGTCCTTTATATTCCATATTAAAAAGACCTGATGAAAAATGGGTGACAGAAAAGGCCTATACAAATCCAAGATTTGTAGAAGATGTAACACGAGAGGTGGTTTTAAGGCTTAAAGGTCATCCTAAAATAAGTTATTATAAAGTGTCTGTTGAAAGTATTGAAAGCATCCATAACCATAATGCATTTGCTTATTGTGAAGGAGAAAATGAGTAA
- a CDS encoding amidohydrolase, whose amino-acid sequence MDILIKNAKIYTMDDMGIIENGDIYIEDGKIVEVGEIKNTQAQYIIDAKGKMVFPGFIDAHSHLGMWEDSIGFEGADGNEDTDPVTPHLRAIDGINPFDRAFKEALEAGVTCSATGPGSANVIGGQFAVIKTFGKRIDKMVVKSPAAMKIAFGENPKSVYHEKHQAPSTRMATAAILRDALYKAKEYLEKIEEAEKDEDTQPPDFDIKNQSLIPVLKREIPLKAHAHRSDDIFTAIRIAKEFNLDLTLDHVTEGHLIVDELKEEGYPCIVGPNLTDRSKIELKNLDFKNPGILSQNGLLVAIMTDHPVIPLKYLPLCAALAVKSGMDEYEALKAITINPAKILKVADRVGSIKVGKDADIVIMDGHPFDLFSNVEYVIIDGQIAFKKEG is encoded by the coding sequence ATGGATATACTTATAAAGAATGCCAAGATATATACTATGGATGATATGGGTATAATTGAAAATGGAGACATATACATTGAAGATGGTAAGATAGTTGAAGTTGGAGAGATTAAAAATACACAAGCACAATATATAATTGATGCAAAAGGTAAAATGGTATTTCCAGGGTTTATAGATGCTCATTCTCATCTTGGAATGTGGGAAGATTCTATAGGTTTTGAGGGAGCTGACGGAAATGAAGATACAGACCCTGTTACTCCTCATCTAAGAGCAATTGATGGTATAAACCCATTTGATAGGGCATTTAAGGAGGCATTAGAGGCTGGTGTAACATGCTCTGCTACTGGTCCTGGAAGTGCAAATGTTATTGGTGGGCAATTTGCTGTTATAAAAACATTTGGCAAGAGAATTGATAAAATGGTTGTAAAAAGTCCAGCAGCAATGAAGATAGCTTTTGGCGAGAACCCAAAAAGCGTATATCATGAAAAGCATCAAGCTCCTTCTACAAGAATGGCAACAGCAGCTATTTTGCGTGATGCATTATACAAAGCTAAAGAATACTTAGAGAAAATTGAAGAAGCTGAAAAAGATGAAGATACTCAACCACCAGATTTTGATATAAAAAATCAAAGCCTTATTCCTGTTTTAAAAAGAGAAATACCACTTAAAGCTCATGCACATAGAAGTGATGATATATTTACTGCAATTAGAATTGCTAAGGAATTTAATTTGGATCTTACATTAGACCATGTTACTGAAGGCCATCTTATTGTTGATGAACTAAAAGAAGAAGGCTATCCATGTATTGTAGGACCTAATCTTACTGATAGATCAAAGATAGAACTTAAAAATCTTGACTTTAAAAATCCTGGTATATTATCACAAAACGGATTATTGGTTGCAATAATGACAGATCATCCTGTAATACCACTAAAGTACTTGCCATTATGTGCTGCATTGGCTGTAAAAAGTGGTATGGATGAATATGAAGCATTAAAGGCAATAACAATAAATCCAGCAAAAATTCTAAAGGTAGCTGATAGAGTTGGAAGTATCAAAGTTGGGAAAGACGCAGATATTGTGATAATGGATGGACATCCCTTTGATCTATTTTCAAATGTAGAATATGTTATTATTGATGGGCAAATTGCTTTTAAAAAAGAGGGATAA
- the tsaE gene encoding tRNA (adenosine(37)-N6)-threonylcarbamoyltransferase complex ATPase subunit type 1 TsaE, protein MKIVSNSYERTIEIGNIIGQNLKRGSIVCLDGELGAGKTALTLGISKAFGVDDVSSPTFTIFHIYYGNSLPIFHFDVYRIEENELEDIGYEEFFYDDGITIIEWADKLKRLYPRECLKIYINILENNDREIEIIPIGNKYMHFKDVIF, encoded by the coding sequence ATGAAAATTGTTTCAAATTCGTATGAAAGAACTATTGAAATTGGTAACATTATAGGGCAAAATCTAAAAAGAGGGTCAATAGTGTGCTTAGATGGTGAACTAGGTGCTGGCAAAACAGCTTTGACACTTGGAATTTCAAAAGCTTTTGGTGTAGATGATGTATCTAGCCCTACTTTTACTATTTTTCATATATATTATGGTAATTCACTACCAATATTCCATTTTGATGTTTACAGAATTGAAGAGAATGAATTAGAGGATATTGGATATGAAGAGTTTTTCTACGATGATGGTATTACTATAATAGAATGGGCAGATAAATTAAAAAGGCTATATCCAAGAGAGTGCCTTAAAATATATATAAATATATTGGAAAATAATGATAGAGAGATAGAGATAATACCTATTGGAAACAAATATATGCATTTTAAGGACGTGATTTTTTAA
- the tsaB gene encoding tRNA (adenosine(37)-N6)-threonylcarbamoyltransferase complex dimerization subunit type 1 TsaB, with the protein MLILGIETSGKVASVAVSDNLKIISEVTLNTKLVHSVMLMDLIDTSLKNPGLSIDDIDIFACSIGPGSFTGLRIGVSTIKAFSYAKDKKCIGVNSLEALCYNAFGTNKYIIPVIDAKSNMLFSAVYRFEDDALKTYENVGIYSIEEINKFTEKYKDYVLIGEGIDVYMFENLNKVPEFIRYQKASNVCIKAFELYNEGKSISHFDLNPLYLKKSYAEKEKSI; encoded by the coding sequence ATGCTTATTCTTGGAATTGAGACATCTGGAAAAGTAGCTTCTGTTGCTGTATCAGATAATCTTAAGATTATTTCAGAAGTTACACTTAATACAAAGCTTGTTCATTCAGTTATGCTTATGGATTTGATAGATACATCTTTAAAAAATCCAGGGTTATCAATAGATGATATAGATATTTTTGCATGTTCAATAGGTCCTGGATCTTTCACAGGTCTTAGAATAGGGGTTTCTACTATAAAAGCATTCTCATATGCTAAAGATAAAAAGTGCATTGGTGTAAATTCATTAGAAGCATTATGCTATAATGCTTTTGGTACAAATAAATATATAATACCAGTAATTGATGCAAAATCTAATATGCTTTTTTCTGCTGTGTATAGATTTGAAGATGATGCACTAAAAACATATGAAAATGTTGGTATATACAGTATTGAGGAGATAAATAAGTTTACTGAAAAATATAAAGACTATGTTCTTATTGGTGAGGGTATTGATGTTTACATGTTCGAAAATCTTAATAAAGTTCCCGAATTTATAAGATATCAAAAAGCCTCAAATGTATGTATTAAAGCCTTTGAACTATATAATGAAGGGAAGTCAATTTCTCATTTTGATTTAAATCCATTGTATCTTAAAAAATCATATGCAGAAAAGGAGAAAAGCATTTGA